Proteins from a genomic interval of Danio rerio strain Tuebingen ecotype United States chromosome 4, GRCz12tu, whole genome shotgun sequence:
- the LOC796293 gene encoding uncharacterized protein — MCTPAKLRLVFGENDVRKLVLPSGIPSTLQELKSIIQETFSIPECFTLMYEDMEFGGQCFNLDSVDDVQDKCTLKVVQTEPITLNMVAMNRSTLPTESDARSCSSQDTVGLTPVSDTYLSSDSTSSGSQDTVLLSSSETTTSCRSQGWPTKFIVPTFSFDTELLLSDGNKAYQKDGTLLNNHRVTSSVLETLAETIFCYTAYPTGVQIMNVVEMLIEKYPCLKEPGSFNGQYGWQQRIKYKMGNYRAKLRGSQLSCPELEVNQKRKTNENPTPKGFKRPRKAEVNYLPPFPFGETGESLEKERLDLLNEIRKKNNKNIIGEKMEKTFSYRRTEVVKDCPAVKDFMERWPALFCESEIKNEFRRITTISLERTFLEKLDFYTPKLLALFEMKGGVAGIRIRHLLDSLSQQEDRLEDRRDVVIRCLLSFLGESAEELIEDHQDVSRDMIKDTFASHVMKIIVLSRSVEEEDASRSDVIIVIEGTEVLLGCKNLTNACLSLMGCIYSLNLSYPPKLRNTFEVFQKIFLGLDALKFSPKVNSLHRKLLM, encoded by the exons ATGTGCACCCCAGCAAAGCTGCGATTAGTTTTTGGAGAGAATGATGTTCGCAAATTGGTTCTGCCCTCAGGCATCCCCAGTACTCTCCAGGAGCTCAAAAGTATAATCCAAGAAACATTCAGTATTCCAGAATGCTTTACTTTGATGTATGAAGACATGGAATTTGGGGGACAGTGTTTCAATTTGGACTCAGTAGATGATGTGCAGGATAAATGTACTCTAAAAGTAGTACAAACTGAACCCATCACCCTAAATATGGTTGCTATGAATAGATCAACTCTACCAACAGAGTCTGATGCCAGGTCATGCAGTTCTCAGGACACTGTTGGGCTGACTCCTGTAAGTGACACTTACCTTTCTTCTGACTCCACATCCAGCGGATCTCAGGACACTGTTCTTTTATCGTCCTCTGAGACTACCACATCATGCCGTTCTCAAGGATGGCCAACAAAGTTTATAGTACCTACTTTCTCCTTTGATACTGAGCTCTTGCTTTCAGATGGAAACAAAGCCTACCAAAAGGACGGCACTCTCTTGAACAATCATAGAGTGACAAGTAGTGTCCTTGAGACGCTAGCAGAGACAATATTTTGTTACACTGCATATCCAACAGGTGTCCAAATTATGAATGTAGTGGAGATGTTGATTGAAAAGTATCCATGCCTCAAAGAGCCAGGGTCCTTTAATGGACAATATGGGTGGCAACAAAGGATTAAATATAAAATGGGAAATTATCGAGCCAAATTAAGAGGTAGCCAGCTTTCTTGCCCAGAGCTTGAGGTGAACCAGAAAAGGAAGACAAATGAAAACCCTACTCCAAAAGGCTTCAAAAGACCTAGGAAGGCTGAAGTAAATTACTTGCCACCATTTCCATTTGGGGAAACAGGAGAAAGTTTGGAGAAGGAGAGACTAGATCTCCTTAATGAAATTAggaagaaaaacaacaaaaacatcattGGCGAGAAAATGGAGAAGACTTTCTCCTATCGAAGAACAGAAGTAGTTAAGGACTGCCCTGCTGTTAAAGATTTCATGGAGAGATGGCCAGCCCTTTTCTGTGAATCTGAG atCAAGAATGAATTTAGAAGAATCACCACAATTTCCTTGGAGCGTACATTCTTGGAAAAGCTGGACTTCTATACTCCAAAACTCCTGGCTTTGTTTGAGATGAAGGGTGGGGTTGCTGGCATAAGAATTAGACATTTGCTGGATTCACTCAGCCag CAAGAAGATAGGCTTGAAGATAGGCGAGACGTTGTGATTCGCTGCCTCCTGTCTTTCCTTGGAGAATCAGCTGAGGAGCTCATTGAAGACCACCAG GATGTCAGCAGAGACATGATTAAGGATACCTTCGCCAGTCATGTCATGAAAATCATCGTCCTGAGCAGATCTGTAGAAGAGGAAGATGCCAGTAGATCTGATGTCATCATTGTCATCGAGGGAACTGAGGTGCTGCTGGGATGTAAAAATCTCACAAATGCATGTCTTTCACTCATGGGCTGCATTTACTCCCTAAACCTAAGCTATCCCCCAAAGCTGAGAAACACATTTGAAGTGTTTCAGAAAATCTTTCTTGGCCTAGATGCTTTAAAATTCTCTCCAAAGGTTAACTCTTTGCATAGAAAGCTTCTAATGTAA